From Haloplanus sp. XH21:
CCATGCCACCCTTGATCACGTCGACGCGGAAGTCGATCCAGCCGGCCATCTCGATGGCGCCACAGAACGTAATCTCGCCGTCACCCTGCGAGAAGTGGATGTCGCCGGTGATGAAGTTCGCCCCCTCGACGAACACTGGGAGGTACACACGCGAACCGCGACTGAGGTTTTTGATGTCGCAGTTACCTGCATTCTCACGGGGTGGGATGGTACGGGCGGCCTCGTTTTTCGCCTCCTCGAGGTCCTCGTCCTCCATCGCACCGAGCATGACGTTCTCGGGTTCAGGTGGGAGTGCGAGGGGCGGTTCGTCCTCACGAGTCTCGTGGTTGACTGCAGTTTCCGCGTTTGGACCGTCGTCGATGAGTTTCTGTTCGCGCCGATTCCACTCCTCGAGAAGTTCGTGTGACGGTGCGGTTCCGAGAATTCCGGGGTGTGTGAGGCCAGCGAACTCGACGCCCGGAATGTGACGGGATTTGGTGTACACGCCGTCGAGGTCCCAAATAGACTTTCGAGCCTCCGGGAAGTGATCCGTAAGGAAACCGCCACCGTTGTCGAGTTCGAAGATCCCGGTGAATCCCCATTCGTGATCTGGGAAGGCACCGATGTCGAGGATGTCGACGACGAGTAAGTCACCGGGCTCAGCACCCTCGACCTCGATTGGACCGCTCAGGTGATGGTTGGGGGTCAGATCCATATCGCGGATGTCGTTGGCACTATCGTCGTTATTGACCTGTCCCCCGGTCCAATCTAGACACTCGACACGGAACT
This genomic window contains:
- a CDS encoding acetamidase/formamidase family protein → MPETVFEVDTDAPPEEQPDPIVNRWHPDTPPASTVQPGEKFRVECLDWTGGQVNNDDSANDIRDMDLTPNHHLSGPIEVEGAEPGDLLVVDILDIGAFPDHEWGFTGIFELDNGGGFLTDHFPEARKSIWDLDGVYTKSRHIPGVEFAGLTHPGILGTAPSHELLEEWNRREQKLIDDGPNAETAVNHETREDEPPLALPPEPENVMLGAMEDEDLEEAKNEAARTIPPRENAGNCDIKNLSRGSRVYLPVFVEGANFITGDIHFSQGDGEITFCGAIEMAGWIDFRVDVIKGGM